The following DNA comes from Weissella koreensis KACC 15510.
AACGGTAAATCCTTGTACAAAGTTTAAATGTTCAACAGGAATAATCACCAAAATTAAAATCAACATAACGATTAAACTACTTTTCAATGATACCATCGTAGTTTCTTCATCAGCTCCAGCACTATATATCGTAATCAATAAGACCAAACTACTCCCAATTAATAACACCATAAACATACTAAATCCCCAACTAATTAAGAGAAGCATGCCCATTAATAAAATAAAATTAATCCATAGACTAACAAAAGCACCCATTCCTTTTTTACCACCAATAACTACCATTAATACTAGTAAAATGAGTGCTAAAACGAATGTAACTGACATTAATTAAGCCTCCTTTTATGCATTTCATACTTAGAATCAATGATAACCCACAAAATTCCAGCTGGAACTGTTAACACAATTCCGATCGCACTAATCAGAGTTTGAACCATCCCCAATGCCATGTTCATATCATAAGTATACCCAATGTTATTCCCATTTCTTAAAAACAAAATAGCCATCGGGATCTGTCCAGCAATAAAAATCAAGAATAACACGTTGGTTAATGCTCCGAATATTTCTTGTCCTACATGTCGTCCTGCAATTATTAATTCTTTCGTTGTTACATCATGATTTTCTTTTCTTAATGCAAATAAAGTAGCAATCATGTCCGTTGATTCATCCATGACTGCCCCCAAAACTCCTACTAACGTCATTGAAAAAAACATTGGAACTGGTAATTGTGTAATGAACCCTAACAATTCAAAGTTAACACCTTGATTATGATTCAACTTAAAAACTAAAGCAGCTAAAAGCATTATAATAAGTGTAGTTGTAACCACTGTTGCAAAAATCACCCATGTTTGCCTTTTTTTAAATCCCATCACCAATCCAAGAGTCAATGCAGACACAATTAAACTAAAGATCACAAATAATGGTAATAAATAATGGGTCCCAGTTTTTAAATTTAAATCAATAGTAATAATAAATAAAATTGTATTTAAAACCAAAGAAATGGCTGTTAGACGTCCAGACTTCCCCATCAAATTAATTAACAAACCAATTAGTGCAATTAATAACGGAATCCAGGTGGCATCTCTTTTAACATTATCAAAGTTCCAAGCATCCCCTTGTTGACGTAAAAAAATCTGCATTTTTGGCTTTAATTTTTGATCCATTCCTTGACTACTATCATAATTATTTTCAATCCAAATTTTTTCACCTTGACGATCAGTGTTTAAAAATTTAGCTTTAACTTTTTGTCGATAATTAGTCACATGATTCAGATATGCATCAGTCGAATTATTTTCATCAATTACTTTAACTTTTTCTATCAATACAACAGGTTTACTGTATAACGATGCATCATGCCGTAATCCAAAATATGTAAATAATATAACTGTTAATAAACATAGCCAAAACAAAAAATGTCTCTTGCCTTTATTTAATATCATGGATTTAGCCTTCTATTTTGGCCGTTAACTGGGATCTCCTTTGCTAAATATTTAATTCTTTGCATAATTCGAGCAGCTTTAACTGGTTCAGCCCCATTCTTGGTCAATGTGAAGTGTTCTTCCTCTAATTGTTTCATAGAGAAGTTAGATGTAAAAAATGTTGCTAGTCCATTTTGCATTCGATAATCAAGAACAACACTCAAAACATCATCTCGAATCCAACCACTTCCATCACTTTCAGCTCCAATGTCATCTAAAACTAGAATATCTACCAATTTCATATCTGACCGTACTGTCTTAGTGTCAATACTGTGATCACTTATTGCATCTTTCATATTGGTAGCCAAAGTTGGATAGTGCAACAATAATACATCAATATCATCAAAAGACAGTTGATTAGCCATTGCTCCCATCAAATAAGTTTTACCTACCCCATATGGTCCTTGTAAATAAGCACCTTGATGAAATTCTTGAGGCCGATCAACATAATCTTCAATAAATTCCGAAACTGCTAAGACAGCGGCAGTCATTCCCGAATCCATTGACTTAAAATCATTCATTGTGGCCGATTTTAATTGTTTAGGCATACCAATTGCCATAATTTTACTAGCTGCTCGTAACTTTTCATGTTGTTTTTGCATTTTTTGACTTGCTCGATATTGAATCACCACACGTTTATCAACAAATAACAACTCTGGATCATAACCAGGATGAACATCTGGTAAGCCATCTTGTTGTTTTTTATTTTGCAAATAATATTCATAGATGGTTGCTAAATCGCGATTGAAAATTGCTTCGCTTAAATCCGGCTGATGCTCTTGAATAAAATTTTTAATTTCTGCATCTTCCAACATAATTTGCCTTATTTTTTCATATTCATTTCTCATTTGAGGCCGCTTTTTTAAAATATCTTGGAATGATTTTCCGATATTTTGAGTTCCTCGATTATTTTGAAAATTAAATGGTTCTACATTTGGCATTATCACTCCTTTTTGATGGCACGCTTAGCTTCCATCTGGGCTAACATTTTATCTAGTTTAGCCTGATCGGCTGAGCTAACCTCCTGAATTGGTTGATTTTCCCAATCGGGTTTTGTTTCATGTTTCTGCTGTCCAGCTCGACTTGATGTACGATTTTGCTGACCTTGTTTAATTTTTCTCTCTCGTTGCTGAATATACTTAATGGCCTCACTGGGCGTTTTAATGTTAGCCTGAGCCCAGTCTGAATAAGTTGCCTCTAAGATTGCTTTCGGCAAAGTTTTGCGATCTTGTAAAACACTCAGTGTATATAATTCTATATTTATAACCGGGTTAGGTAACCGTCCATATTTTATTAATTGCTCAATTGCATATTGTTCGCTTGCCGTTACGACACCCCCACGTTGTTCGCGAATATTTTTTAAAAATTCTAATGGGCTCAACTGGTTAGCTTGATCAATTAGGATATTTCCTGTCTTGGGTTGTACATCAGTTACAGGTTGGATCGTAACTTCTTGTCGCTGCTGAAATTCTTGACGTAACTCATTTTCGATTCCTTTGATGTCAATTTGATGATCGTC
Coding sequences within:
- the dnaI gene encoding primosomal protein DnaI, which produces MPNVEPFNFQNNRGTQNIGKSFQDILKKRPQMRNEYEKIRQIMLEDAEIKNFIQEHQPDLSEAIFNRDLATIYEYYLQNKKQQDGLPDVHPGYDPELLFVDKRVVIQYRASQKMQKQHEKLRAASKIMAIGMPKQLKSATMNDFKSMDSGMTAAVLAVSEFIEDYVDRPQEFHQGAYLQGPYGVGKTYLMGAMANQLSFDDIDVLLLHYPTLATNMKDAISDHSIDTKTVRSDMKLVDILVLDDIGAESDGSGWIRDDVLSVVLDYRMQNGLATFFTSNFSMKQLEEEHFTLTKNGAEPVKAARIMQRIKYLAKEIPVNGQNRRLNP
- a CDS encoding YibE/F family protein, with protein sequence MILNKGKRHFLFWLCLLTVILFTYFGLRHDASLYSKPVVLIEKVKVIDENNSTDAYLNHVTNYRQKVKAKFLNTDRQGEKIWIENNYDSSQGMDQKLKPKMQIFLRQQGDAWNFDNVKRDATWIPLLIALIGLLINLMGKSGRLTAISLVLNTILFIITIDLNLKTGTHYLLPLFVIFSLIVSALTLGLVMGFKKRQTWVIFATVVTTTLIIMLLAALVFKLNHNQGVNFELLGFITQLPVPMFFSMTLVGVLGAVMDESTDMIATLFALRKENHDVTTKELIIAGRHVGQEIFGALTNVLFLIFIAGQIPMAILFLRNGNNIGYTYDMNMALGMVQTLISAIGIVLTVPAGILWVIIDSKYEMHKRRLN